One Triticum dicoccoides isolate Atlit2015 ecotype Zavitan chromosome 5B, WEW_v2.0, whole genome shotgun sequence genomic window carries:
- the LOC119306196 gene encoding protein JINGUBANG-like translates to MRDSDGEGAGGGVPRSHPSNIPLPMSHSDPNYSGTDDECSNRQSSSSATGGFYNDYPSSFSGECSPYNMSPWNQTMASPWSRHSEASMAAPAMAPGTSLISSLVREEGHIYSLAAKGDALYTGSDSKNIRVWRKQKDSGGFKSSSGLVKAIVISGERIFTGHQDGKIRVWKVSPKNGLHKRVGSLPRLRDFLRGSLNPSNYVEVRKNRSALWIRHSDAVSCLSPTDAGQGLLYSGSWDRTFKVWRISDSKCLESVVAHDDNVNAIVAAYDGLVFTGSADGTVKVWKREVQGKGTKHSPVQTLLKQEHAVNALAVSAVAPVLYCGSSDGLVNCWEGDSKLVHGGVLRGHKKAVFCLAAAGALLFSGSADNTIMVWRRDAGVHSCLSVLSGHTEPIRCLAVVEYNKENVAAAAAETGDNSGVGRWIVYSGSLDKSIKVWRVTDEPTDTLLGGSGEGSQMFDRYPGDPFGASSSTSFR, encoded by the coding sequence ATGAGAGATAGCGACGGCGAAGGGGCCGGCGGCGGAGTCCCGCGCTCGCACCCCTCCAACATCCCGCTGCCGATGTCGCACTCCGACCCCAACTACTCGGGCACGGACGACGAATGCTCCAACAGGCAGAGCAGCTCGTCGGCGACGGGCGGGTTCTATAATGACTACCCATCCAGCTTCAGCGGCGAGTGCTCGCCGTACAACATGTCCCCCTGGAACCAGACCATGGCGTCCCCCTGGTCCCGCCACAGCGAGGCGTCCATGGCCGCGCCCGCGATGGCGCCCGGCACGAGCCTCATCAGCTCGCTTGTCAGGGAGGAAGGCCACATCTACTCTCTGGCCGCCAAGGGCGACGCGCTGTACACCGGCTCGGACAGCAAGAACATCCGCGTCTGGCGCAAGCAGAAGGACTCCGGCGGCTTCAAGTCGTCCAGCGGCCTCGTGAAGGCCATCGTCATCTCCGGCGAGCGCATCTTCACGGGCCACCAGGACGGCAAGATCCGGGTGTGGAAGGTGTCGCCCAAAAACGGCCTGCACAAGCGCGTGGGCAGCCTGCCGCGGCTGCGCGACTTCCTGCGCGGCTCTCTCAACCCGTCCAACTACGTCGAGGTGCGCAAGAACCGCTCGGCGCTCTGGATCCGGCACAGCGACGCCGTGTCGTGCCTGAGCCCCACGGACGCGGGGCAGGGCCTGCTCTACTCCGGCTCCTGGGACCGCACCTTCAAGGTGTGGCGCATCAGCGACTCCAAGTGCCTCGAGTCCGTGGTGGCGCACGACGACAACGTGAACGCCATCGTGGCGGCGTACGACGGGCTGGTGTTCACCGGCTCCGCGGACGGCACGGTCAAGGTGTGGAAGCGGGAGGTGCAGGGGAAGGGGACCAAGCACTCGCCCGTGCAGACGCTGCTGAAGCAGGAGCACGCCGTGAACGCGCTGGCCGTGAGCGCCGTCGCGCCGGTGCTCTACTGCGGCTCCTCCGACGGGCTCGTCAACTGCTGGGAGGGCGACAGCAAGCTCGTCCACGGGGGCGTGCTTCGCGGACACAAGAAGGCCGTCTTCTGCCTCGCCGCGGCGGGAGCGCTCCTCTTCAGCGGCTCCGCCGACAACACCATCATGGTCTGGCGGCGCGACGCCGGCGTGCACTCCTGCCTCTCCGTGCTCTCCGGCCACACCGAGCCGATCAGGTGCCTCGCCGTCGTGGAGTACAACAAGGAGAACGTCGCGGCCGCGGCCGCAGAGACTGGAGACAACAGCGGCGTGGGGCGGTGGATCGTCTACAGCGGCAGCCTGGACAAGTCGATCAAGGTGTGGCGCGTGACCGACGAGCCGACGGACACGCTGCTCGGGGGCTCCGGCGAGGGATCGCAGATGTTCGACCGGTACCCCGGCGACCCGTTCGGGGCAAGCAGCTCGACATCGTTCCGCTAA